One Undibacter mobilis genomic region harbors:
- a CDS encoding DUF3313 domain-containing protein, whose translation MRFIAGSNQATASWPQRHRSAKHREVLAVVTMAILLSGCAASPIVSGGGLSSYDGLTQSDGKVTKSRLLVRKEKVMAAKTVNISPTFFPASAAPKLSNAQRALVANAVDRALCISLSDRFQVVRADGSADLSVRASITQATPTDELAAGVSAATSIGTKFVDMGTNVPIPIPRVPIGLGNLSIEAEAVDPAGQQQAAMLWGRGATVFFSSPKVSKASDAYDLAAEFGDDFAYLLVKGESPFKGVGIKLPSWQKISSGVGLAPKHKACENFGRSPGVAGFVAGKLGMPPEWTDKGATPSQ comes from the coding sequence ATGCGCTTCATTGCCGGATCTAACCAGGCCACGGCGTCCTGGCCGCAGCGCCATCGTTCGGCAAAGCATCGCGAGGTGCTGGCTGTGGTAACAATGGCCATCCTCCTGTCAGGCTGCGCGGCGTCGCCCATTGTCAGCGGCGGCGGCCTGTCATCATACGACGGCCTCACACAATCGGACGGCAAGGTCACGAAGTCTCGTCTTCTTGTGCGGAAGGAGAAAGTGATGGCGGCGAAAACGGTCAACATATCGCCGACATTCTTCCCGGCATCGGCGGCGCCGAAACTGTCCAATGCGCAGCGCGCACTTGTCGCCAACGCCGTGGATCGAGCCTTGTGCATCAGCCTCAGTGATCGCTTTCAGGTTGTGCGAGCGGACGGGTCGGCGGACCTGTCGGTGCGGGCGTCGATTACCCAGGCGACACCAACCGATGAACTCGCGGCCGGCGTTTCCGCGGCGACTTCGATCGGCACCAAATTCGTGGATATGGGCACCAATGTTCCCATTCCGATACCGCGGGTCCCGATCGGCCTGGGTAATCTCTCGATCGAAGCCGAAGCGGTCGATCCGGCCGGGCAGCAGCAGGCGGCCATGCTGTGGGGCCGGGGCGCAACCGTGTTCTTCAGTTCTCCAAAGGTCTCGAAGGCGAGCGATGCATACGACCTGGCCGCGGAGTTCGGCGACGACTTTGCTTACTTGCTGGTCAAGGGCGAAAGTCCCTTCAAGGGGGTCGGCATCAAGCTGCCGTCCTGGCAGAAAATAAGCTCGGGCGTGGGCCTCGCGCCCAAGCATAAGGCCTGCGAAAATTTCGGACGTTCTCCCGGCGTGGCCGGTTTTGTCGCCGGCAAGCTCGGCATGCCGCCGGAGTGGACCGATAAGGGGGCGACGCCAAGCCAGTGA
- a CDS encoding amidase produces the protein MAAQDKTKQEFSVVEASIDDIHAAYKAGRLTARAVVQAYLDRIEAYDRNGPKLNSVISLNPQALAEADRLDALTKQGQLSGPLHGIPLLLKDQIDVKGMPTTMGSILFKDFRPERDGFVVRKLKSAGAIILGKVTLGELGGGDTHGSLFGSTRNVYDPERTAGGSSGGCGVAVSANFCTAALGQEGFSSIRRPSIWNGIVGMRPSIGLVSRSGVFNGWPTLNGSVGPMAKSVADLARLMDCIVGFDQDDPSTAHGYGRTPESYHALLNKNGLAGARLGILREVVGYDSEPESADFKKVDEVFNRAVVELRQAGAEIIDPIVIPDLKALLAKRARSAEDDETMYQLYTAGTNPPFKTRADVAASPLFKQVVPGSQKRWLDAPSPERQLGDHRARSMLMTNLLKVMAEHRLDAIIHKAVEHQPTLIKDGVNPPFVDQKGAPHINTFLMSVPSIVVPAGYTSDDLPAGITFLGRPYSDDKMIQLAFAYEQATKHRRPPATTP, from the coding sequence ATGGCTGCACAAGATAAAACCAAGCAAGAGTTTTCGGTGGTCGAGGCCAGCATTGATGACATTCATGCTGCGTATAAGGCAGGCCGTTTAACGGCACGGGCCGTGGTCCAGGCTTATCTGGACCGCATTGAGGCCTATGACAGGAACGGGCCCAAGCTGAACTCCGTCATCTCCCTTAATCCGCAAGCGTTGGCGGAGGCCGACCGCCTCGACGCCTTGACAAAGCAAGGTCAGTTGAGTGGTCCGTTGCACGGCATTCCACTGCTGCTGAAAGATCAGATCGATGTCAAAGGTATGCCGACAACGATGGGATCGATTCTATTCAAGGACTTCCGGCCGGAGCGCGATGGTTTTGTCGTGCGCAAGCTCAAGAGCGCCGGCGCGATCATTCTCGGCAAGGTAACTCTGGGCGAGCTTGGTGGCGGCGATACTCACGGTTCTTTGTTCGGCTCAACCCGCAATGTCTACGATCCGGAGCGCACGGCCGGCGGTTCATCCGGTGGTTGTGGCGTGGCCGTATCGGCGAATTTCTGCACGGCAGCGCTGGGGCAGGAGGGTTTTTCCTCCATCCGCCGTCCGTCGATCTGGAACGGCATTGTCGGCATGCGGCCCTCGATCGGCCTCGTCAGCCGCTCGGGCGTATTCAATGGCTGGCCAACGCTTAACGGCTCGGTCGGTCCCATGGCCAAATCGGTCGCCGATCTGGCGCGGCTCATGGATTGCATTGTGGGCTTCGACCAGGACGACCCAAGTACTGCGCATGGCTATGGCCGCACGCCGGAGAGCTATCATGCTTTGCTGAACAAGAACGGGCTCGCGGGCGCGCGCCTCGGCATTCTGCGCGAGGTGGTAGGCTATGACAGCGAGCCTGAATCGGCCGACTTCAAGAAGGTGGATGAGGTATTCAATCGCGCTGTCGTCGAGTTGCGGCAGGCCGGCGCCGAAATTATCGATCCAATCGTTATCCCGGATCTGAAAGCGCTGCTGGCGAAGCGGGCGCGAAGCGCCGAAGATGACGAAACGATGTATCAGCTCTACACGGCGGGAACCAACCCCCCGTTCAAGACGCGCGCCGATGTCGCGGCGTCACCGTTGTTCAAACAGGTCGTGCCGGGTTCGCAGAAGCGCTGGCTCGACGCGCCGTCGCCGGAGCGCCAGCTTGGCGATCATCGCGCGCGGTCGATGCTGATGACGAACTTGTTGAAGGTCATGGCCGAGCACAGACTGGACGCCATCATCCACAAGGCGGTCGAGCATCAGCCGACCCTGATCAAGGATGGCGTCAACCCGCCGTTCGTGGATCAGAAAGGCGCGCCGCACATCAACACGTTTCTGATGTCGGTTCCTTCGATCGTGGTGCCAGCCGGCTATACGTCGGACGACTTGCCGGCCGGCATTACATTCCTCGGCCGGCCCTATTCGGACGACAAGATGATTCAGCTCGCCTTCGCCTACGAGCAGGCGACGAAGCATCGCCGCCCGCCCGCCACGACACCCTGA
- a CDS encoding TRAP transporter large permease → MTVFLLIVLVVVLLALRQNVVLILAVVAAAVHTFFVSRSAIEFLIQDIWFSVDRETLLAIPMFILAGAVMTRGSIARRIIDLVIALTRPVRGGLGLAGILSCGAFAAISGSSVVTMLAVGAIMYPALLSEGYDKKVALGSMTAGGTLGIIIPPSIPLLLYGMSTDTSVVDLFVAGVGPGLLLIVVMAAYVLWKSRHLSPRQLDLAEVRGALRRGGWAIMMPVILLGGIYSGRFTPTEAAAVSLLYALIVELFIHREMNVRDYGTVALATVIMSGIITPIFAFASSLNNVIAIEGYPQALTAFVKQYIHSGWGMMLTINIILLFVGCIMESFSAIVIFAPLFLPLVTGYGFDPVHFGIVMIVNLEIGYLTPPVGLNIIVGSVAFKEPFRLMVSAVIPYIALMMGALAVISAVPQISLWLVRVLH, encoded by the coding sequence ATGACCGTGTTTCTGCTTATTGTGCTGGTCGTCGTGCTGCTTGCGCTGCGCCAGAACGTCGTTCTGATTTTGGCCGTGGTCGCTGCTGCCGTCCATACGTTCTTCGTCAGCCGGTCCGCGATTGAGTTCCTGATTCAGGACATCTGGTTCTCCGTCGATCGCGAAACGCTTCTTGCCATTCCGATGTTCATCCTTGCCGGCGCGGTGATGACGCGAGGATCGATCGCACGCCGCATCATCGATCTGGTGATCGCGCTGACGCGGCCGGTACGTGGCGGCCTGGGGCTAGCCGGAATTCTCTCCTGCGGTGCGTTTGCCGCAATTTCCGGGTCGTCTGTCGTGACCATGCTGGCGGTTGGCGCGATCATGTATCCTGCGCTTCTCAGCGAAGGCTACGACAAAAAGGTCGCCCTCGGATCGATGACGGCGGGTGGTACGCTCGGTATCATCATCCCGCCTTCGATCCCGTTGCTGCTCTATGGCATGAGTACCGACACCTCGGTGGTCGATTTATTTGTTGCGGGTGTCGGTCCGGGTCTGCTGCTGATCGTTGTAATGGCAGCCTACGTCCTCTGGAAAAGTCGGCACCTGTCGCCCAGACAACTGGATCTGGCTGAAGTTCGCGGCGCGCTAAGGCGCGGCGGCTGGGCCATCATGATGCCGGTCATCCTGTTGGGCGGCATTTACTCCGGCCGCTTCACGCCGACCGAGGCTGCTGCCGTGTCATTGCTATATGCTCTGATTGTCGAGCTGTTCATCCATCGTGAGATGAATGTGCGGGACTATGGAACGGTCGCTCTGGCAACCGTCATCATGTCGGGAATCATCACGCCGATTTTTGCCTTCGCCTCCAGCCTCAATAACGTCATTGCCATTGAGGGATATCCGCAGGCGCTGACGGCCTTCGTCAAGCAGTACATTCACAGCGGATGGGGCATGATGCTGACGATCAACATTATCCTGTTGTTCGTCGGCTGCATCATGGAGTCGTTCTCAGCGATCGTCATCTTTGCCCCGCTTTTTCTGCCGCTTGTCACGGGGTATGGCTTCGATCCGGTGCATTTCGGTATCGTCATGATCGTCAATCTCGAGATCGGCTATCTGACGCCACCTGTCGGCCTGAATATTATCGTGGGCTCCGTTGCTTTCAAGGAACCATTCCGGCTCATGGTGAGCGCCGTTATTCCGTATATTGCGCTCATGATGGGGGCGTTGGCAGTCATTTCTGCAGTGCCGCAGATTTCTCTCTGGCTTGTCCGTGTCCTGCATTAG